The following nucleotide sequence is from Corticium candelabrum chromosome 19, ooCorCand1.1, whole genome shotgun sequence.
gccggctatcaaacttatacatacatacatacatacatacatatatatatatatatatatatatatatatgtagattAATTGCATCTCAATATCTGTATACCGCGTGTGTATTTGTGCCTGCTGCTTTGTATGCCTACTGAACGGGTGCTCTCACGCTGACCTGACCAGCTGTCAGCTCAAGTATTTAAACCTCTTATGTCAGTGCACCAGCCGTCACGTGCAGTCAAGGGACCAGCAACGTGCAACAGAAGCGTGGACAGATGAGAGAATGGAAGAACATTTATTTGGTATAACAGTACTAGTGATATGATACTAGATTAGTGTTCTAGCTGGCTAAGTTAATAATAGGAATCACATGTATACTAAATACATCAACGAGTCTTCTAGTGCTTTGGCTGGTTTCAGTTGAAAGCTTCCGGAGTGGTATGGTAGACAAGAAATGAATGACCTCGGAGACTAGGAGTGCACAGCGAGTGTAACTGTTGTGAGGTGTGACAAGGTGGAAGGTCACATAGAATCAACCAAGTAAACGAAGTCTTGAAGTGCACTGGAACTCATGCgtttgtagtttgtagttTGGCTAATTTGTTTGTTAACTAAAACATGCGCCACTCATACGCACCACTAATTTCTATAGAAAACTAAAGGCTGTAACAGTCAAACTGCTTTGTAAGAGTGAGCGCAAGAGCTGTATGCACGTAGACTGTGGAAGCCACTCAGTAGCAACAACCGCAGCAATCGTGTCCAGCTACTAGTCACCAAGTGACCAACGGGTAGAGTCAATGCATATGAACAGCTTGGTTGCACTGTGAAGGTCAACCTCAAATGCTTCTCTTTCCctgtacaatacaatacaatctCTTGAAAGTTCCACTGTTGCTCCCTGGACGACTGTGGTGTGCAGTTGTTTTTGTTTCCATACAAAGAATAGGAAATATCTGTTTTACCTACTACAAACGTTTCGATTAAGCAATTAGGTAAACTAAGTAGCTCTATAATCGTGAGGTTTGAAGTGACGGTTGGCTGAAATCCTGGCTAGATAGAACATGTAATGTCAAACGTCTAGAGGCTTGAAACACAAAGCCACAAAACTCCTGGAGAAAACAATTGTACTGAAGTGTAGAGATCAAGACACAAAAAACAATTGCCTCCAAACCACAGGCAGAAGGATAAAGCTGCCATTTAAACTTGAATAATATAACTGAAGTAGCAgagaatacacacaaatagacaagcaagAGCCAACGatagtagacagacagacagacagacagacagacagacagacacacggacagacgaAGACGTGGTGTGTATCTATAGTTGAATGTTGTGTTGGATATTTCAGGTTGAATTAACACGGCAAGTGAAGGCTCGCATAATACAAAACGACGAACGAATACAAAAGATGCTTACCGGCGTTTTATTCAAGAGCTGAAATACGTTGGACAAAACCTAGTCAATCACTGTACATTACTAAATACACACGAATATCTGAGACTTGAATGTACAGGATCGTGGAATGTTTTATTACTTGCTGCTGGGAACAACACACTGTGTATGTACTTTCTTCCAATCATATTAGGGATAATAATAGACATATTTTTCGAAGTGCAGTGTCAAGCTGAGTGAGTGATCCGAGTGATGCTGCATGTCGCACTTGTGTTACAGATACATGCATGTCcatgctacacacacacacacacacacacacacacacacacacacacacacacacacacgcacatgcacacacacacacacaccacacacacgagcacacacagacacagacacacgagcacacagacacacaccacacacacgtgcacacacacacgagaacacacacacacacacacacacacacacacacacacaccacacacgtgcacacacacacaccacacacgtgcacacacacacacaccacacacgtgcacacacacacacacacgagcacacacacacacacacacacacacgagcacacacacacacacacacacacacacacacacacgaacacacacacacacacacacacacacacacacacgagcacacacacacacacacacacacacacacgagcacacacacacacacacacacacacacacacacacgagcacacacacacacgagcacacacatacgagcacacacacacacacacacacacacacacacgagcacacacacacacacacacacacacacacacacacacacacacacacacacacacacaagcacacacacacgagcacacacacacacaagcacacacacacacaagcacacacacacacacacaagcacacacacacacacagacgaccacacacacacacacacacacacacacacacacacacacacacacacacacacacacacacacacgagcacacacacacacacacacacacacacacacacacacacgagcacacacacacacacacgagcacacacacacacacgagcacacacacacacacgagcacacacacacacacacacacacacacacacacacacacaagcacacacacacacacgcgagcacacacacacacacgcgagcacacacacacacacacacacacacacacacacgagcacacacacacacacacacacacacacacacacacacacacacacacacacacacacaatcagctCAAGACTCAAAACACTCAAGACTAATTTCACTTTGCAGAGCTACAAATGCAGATATTCCATCATCGTCTACTCACAGACGTCTTTGAGGAAGGTCTCCAAGCAAAGAACAAAGCAAGGATAAAGGGCAGCGTTTCTAATAGTCCACACAAGCACATACACGTCTGTACTCTTCTTCTAGCCAGCGCTAAACACCATTAGTTTAATCACAACTAGGCCACTGCAACTTTCAGGGCTGCAGTCCTTCCTATCTAGGGACTTCACTGTTTCCATATGATATCTCTACACCAACgataacaaacacatgcaagtACGGCAATCACGAAGTAAAGTTTCTTCACTATTTCTCATACTTTTTCGTTCTTTCTTTGGACGTGCAGCACTTTAAAAACATAATAGGATAGTATCCAGTGATtgtactgcgcatgcgcaataatACACTTAATTTGAGATAATAAAAAAATCATGTGGATGTGGCAACCAGAAACAAGATATTTCTTGTAGTGGCCTTTAGGGCGGTGTAAACACTAATGATTAGGAACGTCAACGCCAAACTTTACTCATCGTTGGGTCCGGTGTAAACACATCAGGATTGTCACGTTGGTCACTCCTGTCTACAAGTTAATAGTTCAACTCAATCAGCAACACAAACATTTCCTGTCTGCCTATCAATAgttcatgtatgtatgtacaatctagacaatacaataacaaatattgatatcaacaagatTGACAAAAAGTAAGAAGCTGCAGTAGTATGTCAGCGATAGAAAACTAGCCAATGTAAGATTGCATAGTCAAATTGCTTTGAAACGTAGGCAGTAATGTAGAATTTGAATGGGAGATAAAAATTGATGCAGCTCACCTGACAGCGTTTCGGAATccaaactacaacaacagaatgaTTGTGAGTgttttgcgtaaaaaaattgtagcatctgtgtgtctgcagttagtctgtcagtctgtctatctgtccatccatctgtcagtctgtctgtctgtctgtctgtccatctgtctgtcagtctatctgtccatctgtctgtctgtccatccatctgtctgtctgtccatccatctgtcagtctgtctgtccatctgtctgtctgtccatccatctgtctgtctgtccatccatctgtcaatctgtctgtctatctgtgtgtccatccgtctgtcagtctatctgtccatccatctgtctgtctgcctatccgtctgtctgcattGTCTGTCCACTTCCCGTGTGAGTACATAATGCCTATGTGTGCTGCATGTCCTCACCTTACGGCGTTCACACAAATCTTGCATGAGATCCTTCACTTTAGCAGGCAACACATACTTCCGTGATAGCCCCTCAATAGCACGAAAGCACCTGTCCATTGCCTCCtgccacagacacacaacagtcacacaaacaaagcagatacaaatgtgtgtgtgtgtgtgtgtgtgtgtgtgtgtgtgtgtgtgtgtgtgtgtgtgtgtgtgtgtgtgtgtgtgtgtgtgtgtgtgtgtgtgtgtgtgtgtacaataaAAATTGTGTTGCCCTTACCACATTCTCTTGGCACAAATGTCTGCCCACATTAACCAGTAAAGCATGAACATtcaacaagcagcaaagatGACTGCCCTCCAACAACACGTCCACAGAGTTAACCAATATCGACCCTGGAATGAACTAAAATACACAGACACTTGATAACTACAGTTTGCTGActcgtgtatgtgtgtgtgtgtgtgtgcacgtgtgtgtgtgtgcacatgtgtgtgtgcacgtgtgtgtgtgtgtgtgtgtgtgtgtgtgtgtgtgtgtgtgtgtgtgtgtgtgtgtgtgtgtgtgtgtgtgtgtgtgtgtgtgtgtgtgtgaatatgctgatgatatggcattgatatctgattcTTATAAAAGTCTATCCTCTTGCTGAAATCTCTGGATTcgtcttgccatcacatggggcttaccatcaattacaagaagacCAAGCTTCTAGCTGTCCTACCTGGAGCTGATGCCCATTCTccatctcccatttctttGCATCCTGATTGTGATCCCATTGAGGTGGTACCATTCTTTCAGTACCTTGAAAGTTATCTTTCTAATAATTGCTCCATGGATGTTGAGATATCAACACGGATAACCAAAGCATCTCAATCATGTGGGTCACTTAACCGCATCCTTTGGCACCAGAGGAAGATTAAGTCTAGTACCAAgctgaacatctttgtctctgtagttgTTTCCACCCTCTTATATGGTatggaaacagcagtacttctggagctgCAGATACATCGCTTACAGAGCTTTGTGATGAGAAGCCTCCGCTCCATCCTTGGACTGTCCCTATGGGACgggaagagagacacctccatcagaaagatagccaacctacaaagaatctccaccatgctgacacaaagacgtcttcggttattgggtcacatcttgcgcatggatgagtgtcgtctaccaaggaagcttttggtgtgtgcatcaccccaaggtagacgttcagtcggaggccagaaaatgagatggaacgatttGGTACTAAGGGATTtaaggaattgcaatcttgatggggtttggaggatactagcagaagataggaatgagtggaggaatcagatctgggctgccacacaggaagtaaatttcaagaaggaagaacaacagaaataccgcaaggatgagcagaaatgttgccgcgaagcaaggcaaacgacatcagaatttgctttacactgcagctttgatggttgtggatttactgctgtaaatcatgccggccttgtaaaccaccagagatagaaacatggtcagtccctgactagtcaatgtcagtactgtcaccaaacattctgccaacaaggcctccacaaccacgagcgtttctgctgtcagagaacatccactcctccgatatagcctatggtgaccttggcctgcatcgtttctcattggaatgaatgcagcgtgaagtgaagtgtgtgtgcgtgtgtgtatgtgtgtgtgtgtgttggtgtgtgtgtgtgtgtgtgtgtgtgtgtgtgtgtgtgtgtgtgttggtgtgtgtgcacgtgcacatgtgtgtgtgtgtgtgtgtgtgtgtgtgtgtgtgtgtgtgtgtgtgtgtgtgtgtgtgtgtgtgtgtgtgtgtgtgtgtgttggtgtgtgtgcacgtgcacatgtgtgtgtgtgtgtgtgtgtgtgtgtgtgtgtgtgtgcatgtgcgcatgtgtgtgtgtgtgtgcacatgcgtgtgtgcgtgtgtgtgtgtgtgtgtgtgtgtgtgcacgtgcacatgtgtgtgtgtgtgtgtgtgtgcatgtgcgcatgtgtgtgtgtgtgtgtgtgtgtgtgtgcacatgcgtgtgtgtgtgtgtgtgtgtgtgtgtgtgtgtgtgtgtgtgtgtgtgtgtgtgtgtgtgtgtgtgtgtgtgtgtgtgttacgcATTAATCAATTTCCTCACACAAAATATCCTCACTTACTCTCTGCATGTAAAGTTCAGCTAGAAACTGCAGTAAACCTCTCAGTTGTACAAACGCCTTGCTTCTTGTCACCACACCAATTTCATGATCAAACACAATACCcgacaactacaacaacagcagcaaataTCACACATTTGTATGACCAATATGCAAACAACAAGTTCTGTGACATACATGTCCTTGTGTAGCTTTGACATCTTCTAGTATTTGCATGAAGAACTGTTGACATTGAGTGAGAAGAACACGTTTTAGACCAAGGATTTTGCCAGAAACGACTACCTGGAACTAAACAATGATGaacaattattaaataaatggGGAAGGAATTTAGAACAAATGATCAGGATACTAAGAGATTGAACAAATCAATGAGAGACAACTAACAAAGGGATACAAAGACAGACTaaaagatgaacaaacagaaaaaccaaaaacagacaaagaggcaaagaaatagactgacagacaaacagacaaatgaccagacaaacagacaaatggccagacaaacaaacaaacagcaagacaagcagacaagcacactgacaaacaaacaaacaaacagacagacaaacaaacacacagacagacaaacagaccaacagacaaacaaacagacagacagacaaacaacaaacagacaaaaacaaacagacaaaaacaaacagacaaacaaacagacagacagacaaacaacaaacagacaaaaacaaacagacaaaaacaaacagacaaaaacaaacagacaaacaaacagacagacagacaaataaatcaacagacagacaaacaaacaaacagacaaaaacaaacaaacagacaaaaacaaacaaacagacagacagacaaacaaacaaaccaacatacagacaaacagacaaataaacaaacagaaaaacaaacaaacagacaaacaagcagacagaaaaacaaacaaacagaaaacaaacaaacagaaacaaacaaacagacaaacaaacacaaacagacagaaaaaacaacacaaacaaatagacaaacacataaaaacaaacagacagacagacaaacaaacagacaaacaaacagccaacaaacagacagactaacaaaatAGAAGATACAATGCCATCTCACTTACAACAAATCCTACACAATAACATACATTCAACGAGTCGAGTCTGCGACACACTTTAGTGTAATCAACCGGATGATGAATAGCCTagacacgcacaacacacccTCACCCACAACCTTCACACACAATTTCCAATCAAACCCACCTCTTGAACGATAACCATACAAAACATCTGCATTCTCTCTTGATCAACAATGAGGCCCAACTGCAGCTTCCGAACGTAACTTTGGTCCAAGATTGTATCTTTCAGAGCCACGACAGTCcgcttaattgttgctaatTCGTCATCACTGATATCCCTCCTGCCAGTATtctacacaagcaaacaacttGGTATTCAATAACAAACGCAAATAGAATacgttattgatattaatcatttCAAGTACTAATTTTGATAATGTAGCAATTTTTATTTTCGACGCAAACACTAatcaaaacgtcagaaatcAATCGTTTGgtcaaattttgaaatttggaggTAACAtcagaataatcagaaactttgtgatatgattctatgcattatgGAAGCATTCGATACAAATTTTACTACTTTTTGGCACTTTCCTGGCAGCACATGCAGGTAGCAAACCACACTACATACGAGTAACAAATTATGCTACATACGGGTACACAAGAAAAGGTCAAAGAAAAGTAGGTCTTGCCTTAACCGATGGGGGCTGATGTAGCAGGAAATTGGGTACGGGGATATTAGGTACGGCCGTACCTAGTATCCTAAGAATAACAAGTACGCCGTACCAAATATTCTGTACACCTGTGCGTTCAGCCCAGAAAATTGAGTCCGCACTATTACCTACCTCAAACTTGCCAGTTCGACTATCAACGAATTGTTTCAATCAAAATTAGCAGCCAGTTACCTTATGCTGGAACATAAACGTATACTGGCTGCATGCTTCTGGGTGATATCGCCCGTTTTCTAGTTGATATCTTTGCACATGCTCATGAAGTCGCATTTTGAAAATGCTAATTAACGCCGCTGGCAGTTGCAGCTCTTCTGTGGAAGCTGAGGAGGAGGTTTATGTCTAACTTTATAACTATTCAGCATACCTGATataaatttttacaaattCCAGATGTGCCAAATTTccaaaatattaaaattttaggtAGTATTAGATTCTCCAATATATTGAGTATGTACCAGATGTCTTAGGATATCAggtatatattaaattaaacaaTTTACAATATTTAGTACATACCACATTTCCTAGACTATTCAGTACATACCACATTTCCTAGAATATTCAGTACGTACCACATTTCCTAGAATATTCAGTACGTACCACATTTCCTAGAATATTTAGTACATACCACATTTCCTAGGATATTCAGTACGTACTAGATTTCCTAGGATATTTAGTACATACCAGATTTCCTAGAATATTCAGTACATACCAGATTTAGTACAtaccaaatttcctaggaTATTCAGCACATAC
It contains:
- the LOC134195138 gene encoding uncharacterized protein LOC134195138, with translation MGLTINYKKTKLLAVLPGADAHSPSPISLHPDCDPIEVVPFFQYLESYLSNNCSMDVEISTRITKASQSCGSLNRILWHQRKIKSSTKLNIFVSVVVSTLLYGMETAVLLELQIHRLQSFVMRSLRSILGLSLWDGKRDTSIRKIANLQRISTMLTQRRLRLLGHILRMDECRLPRKLLVCASPQGRRSVGGQKMRWNDLVLRDLRNCNLDGVWRILAEDRNEWRNQIWAATQEVNFKKEEQQKYRKDEQKCCREARQTTSEFALHCSFDGCGFTAVNHAGLVNHQR